Within the Oreochromis niloticus isolate F11D_XX linkage group LG14, O_niloticus_UMD_NMBU, whole genome shotgun sequence genome, the region TGGTGTGATCTGTCTGCTTTAGGGAAAACGTCACAGACTCACCTGAAGCGTTCACAGCGTTGGCAGctgaaagcaaaacagaaacacaagaaaactgTTGGAGTGTTTGAGGAACGGAGGCCTGTGTGCAGCATCCTCTTTAAACTGAGAGGACGTCCCCCGCGACGAGAGGACGTCCGCTCGTGAGGAAACTTTTCCTACTCAAACTTATTTTTCACGTCTGTGATCACAAATGATCAAATTTAAACTGTagcacagtgttttaactggaTTTGGTGCAAATGTGAACCAAACAGGAGAAACTCAAAATCACTTTCTACCCTTTTGAATTTTAGTGCCCTTTGTTCTCTTTGAGTATCATTAAATGTTGCCATTCTGCACCATCAAAGCTTAACTGTAGGGGGCGCTCTCCCTCTGTATATGTATTAAACCTGTTTCATGTTAACAGTGGACTCTCTCACCCAGCAGGTTCTGCTGGTCCTGGTACAGACGCCTCACTCTCTCCATCAGCTCCCACTTCTCACAGCAGCCTTTGTAGTCCACGAAGTTCCTGGCCAGGATTTCCTTCAGCTGCCGGACACTGAGCGCCTCGATGTCATCCAGGCAGGTCAGGTCGGCCAGAGATGCCCTGCGGCCAGGAACCGGGGCCTCTTCGGGGTCCCAGGTCTGAACCGAGACACAGAGTCACTCAGGAAACCCAGACTCAGACTCGGGTTTGAAAACAGAACTAGTAAATAAGCTCACtctgagctctctctctctctctctctctctctctcattattGGACACTTAATGGCCGGTTCTGAGTTTACCTGGTCTTCATCCTGAATGTCAGGCTCAGCGGGGGCCGTCTCTGTGGGTGGGGCTGGGACCTCGGGGTGTGCAGTGGGGGTTCAGGAGTTGGAGTCGGCGTAGGTGTGGGTGGCTCGGGAGTGGAGGTGGAGATGCGAGGTGCTGGCGAGCGAGAGGTCACAGAGGGCGGGTCGGTGCCCGTGGTCTCGGGGCCGGAGCTGCTCGACGGGGACAGCCGCTGACCCAGAACCAGCTCCACCAGTTCCTCCTGCAAACAAGAAACAGCAGCCGATTCAGCAGGAACAAACTCATCATTTAAATCATTCAGCAGCAAAAACTCTCGAGTTTTAATCGAGACCGCCACCAAAGAAACCCTCTGAAATCCGCCTGCATCCCACAGGGCAGGACCAGGTGAGcgcccagtgtgtgtgtgcagtgtttgATAGTCTCCGATCATTGGATCATGTAAACCCGTGACACTTTACACACACGCGACATGTCAGCTAGTTTGCAGCAGATGTGCTACACCTGACATCTGCTTCAATGGCCTATTGGATGACAGCATTTCGCTCTTCTTCGTGGCTGTAGGACTAAGCTctgcacacacagcagcagcccACAGACCGGCTGTTTACCTCCACCAGGAGGCAGTGTCAAACAGCTACAGCACAGAGACCGAGTCTTTACGGGTTAAACATCATCAGACCAAACGCACAGCGCTGTATTCAGGCACAAAGATGTGAACAGAGAGGAGTGCGCTCCCACGGGAGACCAAATATTTCAGCTTTGCTTTGTGccagcctcacagatgacagatTCTCCAGCAACAACAGAAGCAGAGGTCATCAGAGGTCTTCATCGCTGTGTGCGAGCAGCTGGAGCGCTCAAGCTCTGATGCCAGCACCCGGTCggactcttcctcctcttccctgTTCTGAATGCAAAGAGCAGGAGGAACGACACTCCAGCGACTGCATGAGTGCGACGGACCGTGACGACGGTCAATCAGGCCACAGCGTCTCACTGACACCTCCCACCTGAAGAATACGTGCACATCTCATAAGGAAGTGCGAAACTGCGCATACGTTACCTTTTCTCTGCACATGTGGGTGGAAACCTCGTGCAGGTGCAGGTAGTCCCGGAGCTCCTTCACTTTCAGCTTCATCAGCTCCGCTCGCTCCAGCAGGTTGCCGTAGAAACGCTGACAGGTGTGACAGAGGCGTGGCCGAGGCGCCTGCTGGGCGGAGCAGCGGCTGCAGTAGTTCTTCTTACAGTCGACGCACACGtgctgaaacacagagacagacctGAGCTGTCAATCACACCAACAAGGCACCAATCAGAACGCTCGACACCTAATATGGACAAAATCACTGATCTGAAGCATCTGTGAGGAAAAAACAGCCTGCTGACctctgagagagtgtgtgtgtgtgtgtgattaatttCCTTACCGATGACAAAGTTAAACTTCATATTAGAATAAAAATGATGAACAAACAGCACAGTAGCTGTTCACAGCTGGTTTCAGTTCTGCTGGCGGCCTGTGTTTGAAGGTTATCACACGGTGCACGCTGCCGCTTCTCCTCAGGCCTGACGCCGTCTGATTCTCCGCCCTGCTGCTCTGCAAACCGACCTGTCCACTCCTCCGTCCTGCTCTGACCCGTTCAGCCCTGCGATAATTATTCTACTGCCTGCCGTACATTTATCAGTGTCATCGAGCTCGCTGTGGCTCGTGTTACACCAGCCTTAAAATATGTGTAAACAATATGTGTTGCTAGGCAACCCAGCATTAGTGATTGTTGTCTTACAGCAATTTCTATGAGGTCAGAGTGACGTCCTCCACAGTTGTGGGGATAACAGTCTTAGTTTCCTTCTTTGTGACCCACACAGGCTGACGTTCCCTCCGTGATGAATGGAGTCCAACATAAACCACCGTGAGGCGACAGGTGTTGTTAcgggatttttaaaaatacagaatgatCTGATTTCTTCTGCACAGCCCAACATGACAAATCATAAAACACACTCTGAACTTTGATTTAGACCCGGAGGAGAAGACTGAAGGGATCAAAGGTTAAAGCAGCCTGTCAGACTTGGACAGTTTACTGCTAGACTGTAACCACTCATTAACTGAATGAACCTTCAGTTAATGAGTGGTTACACCTAAAAGTCCAATTAATACCATCAGTAATGTGTGTCCTTCCAGCTCAGCTCAGTCACCACATGGTCTCATCCCAGTCACGCAGGCTAATGTCAAAGTTTGTGTCACAGTACTTTGTTCAGTTGAGGAGGCTCAACAGAGACGTTTTCCTCTGTGGTGGCAGCCAGAAGACTGTCAAACCACACAGACgatgtttgtgcttttaaagGCACAACAGCCCGAAACCCACAGAAACAGaccacaaacaaaaatgtccacaaacacaaagtcCACTGTGGGGTTTTTAAATCAGCTCCTGGTTGTTTCCTGGTCGCTTCAGCAAATCTCTGCTCTGGGTTTTGCACCAACCACAAAGCAAAACAAGGAAGTGAGTGTGCTACTTTCAGTGTCCCGGAGCTTTTCCTTCATTTACTACATTACAGATAAGCTGCTGATTGGCTGGTTTGACTTACTGCACCGAGCCAGAGTTGTGCATCCTGCTCTGTTCCTGGGATGAACTCCCAAATCTGCATGTTATTCCAACAATGTGTCCCTACATGAGGTTAGCCTATCCGTGCACCGTCCACCAGCAAAGTTTGCTCGAGGGCTTCGATTTCTGGCGTTCTCCATCTTGAGTCCCGGCCCATAAGAAAGGAAGTAAACGGGCTGAACCTTCTGGAAGCGCCACAGCTGGCTAACCTGACTGAGGCGGGGCAGGGAGTTCAGTGgatgaaaacaaagagagagcCGAGCATCTGCAGTGTTTCTATTTTATGAACCATTTCACCTGATTCAAGTGAtctgtgtttaatgttttggctCCTCAAACAGGAACCTCCCAACGTCTGCGATAAAGAAAGCGTATTTGATGTAATAATCACTTATATGGAGCCTTTAGGTGGTCCTACTGGCTCTAATAAGGACCCAAAAATCTGTCACGTGGTCCAGAACTTACTTCAGTCAGCGTGACCCTCCCAGGATAAACGCTGCCCGCTGCCCCCCGTATTAGGACCCTGTGAGCCCCTGACATGTGCCCGCTGTGTGTTATTCAGGCGATGTCACGGCAGCGCATCGCTGAGCTAGTTTCTGACGTGCTACCAATAGATTTCACAGCGAGCTGAGAGAACAAAGTCCACAGACAGGAGCTCACGGCAGCTGCAGGCTCAGGGCTGGAAAAATCACTCACTCACCTTTTTGGCAGGTGTGTCGAGGCGCCCCCCGCAGGCCTTACAGGTGTGTTCAGGTGGAGAAGACGGCTGGTTGGTGAAGGCCGAGTTGGTGTAGGACTGATGACGTCTGTCGCTTCGAGTGGGCTGATCCACATCGGCCGTGTCCATACAGAGCCAGTTACAGCAGGACGCAAACATGgctgagacacacacaaagacacacacaaagacacaggtTTATGGAGTTAAAAACACGTTCCTCTGAgtccttcacaataaaagcctttaATTTAAACAAGTTTGGCTTCATTTGCTCTTTTCAGCTCGATCATATGAACATTTTCCTTCCTCAGTGGGACACAAGCAGCGGTGTGGTGTGTATGCAAACACACAACGATCCTAACTAAGGATCAGCAGCTTGTTGCAGGTCTGTGTCATAGAGCAGCTCCGACTTTTCCAGGTTTGCTAGCTGGACGGACAAAACGGAAAACCGCAGAGCACACATTACGATGGAGTTATCAAACTTCCCTGTTAAAACACTCTGGCTCTGAGCATGCTCACATGAGAGCAGTGATACAGCACCACTACTCAAATCACACAGTGTTAGCGGGACGGAGATCAATAAAGATGATAAATGATGATCACACTTCAGTGTGAGTGAAATAAAGTGTGATGTGTGGAGGACAAAAACGATTGACCAGACTGAGCTCGTACCGAAACATACACGGCCGCTCTGTTAGGTACATCTCTTCAAGCGCTCGTCAACACAAATATCTGATCAGCCAATCACACGACCGGAGCTCTGTGCATTTAGACACATGGATCagagtgtttcagaaactgctgatgtgctgggattttcccacacagccatctctgagtttacagagaatgtgagAAAAGGTCCCGTGAGAGGCAGCTCTCTGGGAGACAATGACTCGCTGATGTCGGAACACAATGGACAGTCTGCTTCAAGCTGAGAGCGAGGCAACAGGAACTCAAGTAACCAACCCCAGTATGCTGACCCGCGGGTGCCACACCTGCCAGCTgtgaacaggaaactgaagctgcTAAACGACAACAGAAGATGGAAAAATGCTGCCTGGTCTGAcggcatgaaagcatggatcctgCCTGTATCAGGCTGATGGCGGCGCGAGGGCGAGCTTTGAATCCCACAGCCCACCTGAGTGTTCCTGCTGAGCAGGTTACACTAAACCTCACCTGCTCTAGTCCAGTTTGCGCTCAGcatcagttaccatggtgatccAACAGGTATTAAGACAGTCGCTGTGACTGTAAGTTCAACACAGTTCACCGACTCATGAATCTCTCAATGTATTCTCAGCACGTAATAACAGCTTTTATTTAATGCTAACTTCAGATTAGATGCCTCTGCTTACTGCTCAGGCATTTCTACTATAAcgtgaaatattttaaaatttagatttttaaagtttcacatgacaaaaaaaagaactagAATGAAAGTAAACACTTTAAACagtaaaaactgaactgaaaccaCAAAGTCACCTCTGGAAACCgactgaaacaaaaagaaaaattataaAGTTACGTTAATTGTAAACAGTCATTTTTATAAAGCAGCTGAACCTGTCAGTGCTGTCCTCATCAACCCTCCACAGCTTTAATGACCTTATCTTTAATTATCACTGATTATTTCTGGTCATTTAAACAATTTCCCCGTTTGCCAGACTCCATAAGAAAAActgacatgtttgtgtttctttcgcTTAGCGCTCAATAATAAAGTCGTATACAAACTAAAAACAGCTCGCTGTTCTTATTCTCATTAATTCTGCTTTACGTTTCACAGAGCTGCACTCTTTATAAACATGACTCATATTTGTCCCCATAACAAACAGCTTTAATCTAACTTTATCCAAAGACACGTGACCACATTTTACTGGAACTACTGATATTAAAGTCTGACTTCAGTATTTTACGCTACAGGTTTGTTGTTCTCCtgaaataaacactgtaaatgGCTAAAACAACTTTGTTTTGTACACAGGTGACAGTTAGCCGAATTCCATAAGAAAAATGGACGTTTGTGTCGCGTTTGTCgccaactttaaaaaaacaccaaggAAAAACTGTTGAAATATTCCCACTAATGTTCTGATGAATTCGGCTTTATGTTTCATAAAGTTTCAAGAGTCGTATTTAATAAATCATCAAAACGGCACACAAACTTGGCTCCGACTAAACTTCATCGGTATTCAAGTTGGCGTGCCATTTAAATGAGCATTGTTTAATTATATCTGTGAGCCGAATGAGAAAACGTCTCCATGTAAGTGGCGTGAAGTCCGAATTTCTTTGTTCAGAGATGATTATACACTTACCGGTGAGCCACAGGACTTTAAATCCGACGGTTTGTTAACGGAGTCCGGCGTGTGAAGTCCGGGAAGTACCCACTTCTGCTAAGAGGCTAAAAACTATGCTAACGCTAGGCTGGTTAGAGAAGTTTGAAAAGAGCGAAGACTCAAAGAAGCTCAGAGCAGGACAGAAGACAGCAGCTCGGACACTTAGACCGGGTTAAACGGTCTCACTTTACGGGTTAACTGACAAATAGCCGGGTCGGTTACCGACGTAATGAGGCGTCTTACCTGTTGATGACAGGGTTGCTAGAGCTAGCAGATAGCTAACTCCCGGACAAGTTGATGGTAGTTAAGAAACACTAACCAGCAGCTGCTAGTTAGTTAAACAACATGACGACAACCTGAAGGAGGAAGTGAAGGAAtaacaggagcacagagacacagCGAGGGCTGAGACAACAACACAGGCAACCAGGAAGACTTCGGCCGGCcggccccacacacacacacacacacacacacacacacacacacacacacacacacacacacacacacacacacacacacactctctcagatAGCTAACTAACACACACACCGGAGGAGGACGCCAGCATTTGTACTCAAGTGAATTACAACTTTGACTTATTTAAAATAGCAGAAACCGTTTTTGAACTTTTTTTCGAGAACTTTATTTCGGTGTAACCTGATCGATTACCCTCAGGGTTGGATGATTACCTGTGCTAACAGGCCCCGCCCACAGGTGAAGCTCAGTTTGAATGGATTACTGAGTTCAAAGGAAATAATTCCAAATGCATTTAGGATGGTGTGAGTATAATAAAATACATCTACCACAGTAACGAGTAGATGTCAAACTCAAACTGAATGGACATTAGACACACAAGTGAATGAAACCTGGAGAAACTCATTTAAAGCACACCTGTATTTTCTCAGCTCCGCCCCTTTACCCCACAACAGCAAAATATATGTTACGAGTCAGAACTGAACCACCGGTTTAATGAGTGATGGAGTTTATTCTGCCTGGTTACAGATACATACATCATGTATGAGAAAGTGTGCTTCCCTTCTTTTGATCTGCACGTTTAATTTCTTGATTCAAACGGGTTTTTCCTTACCACTGTTGCCACGTGCTTACTCAAGCCGTGAGATTGTTGGGGATTCTCTGCActgttgtagggtctttaccttataatatgaAGCGCCCAGAGGCAACTGTAGCTGTGGTTTGGTGCTACATGCATACATAAATTAAATCGAGTTGAAGGCTGTTTGTCAGCAGCCTGCTGCTGGGTTTGGGACAGAGCCGATTATTAATGTAGTGGAAGCTGAGACTTCTGTAGAAAGTCTGATCAAAACCTGTGGACCATCATTGGTGAGTTCCTTGCAGTAGCCCCTCCCACACCCACTGATGTCAGCGGTTCCAACATTGGTCCCAATTTTCAATCTGGTGGACATGAACAGAAATAGGAGCGCTGCTTGCTCAGCGAGGCCTCAGAGCTCTCGGAACAAACCCTTTACTCTCAGAGCCAACCTGCCACTTCATGCCGACGTCCAGTTTGAGTACTGAGACCTTGTGACTTTCTAAACCTGTCTAGAGAGTTCAGTTTGTACCAGGTGACCTTTCGTCAAGTTGTAAATGAAACAGCTGAAGTCAGGATACCTTTAGAAATGAGTGAAACCGCTTCAGATGTTGAACAAACTTTCTAAGAGCTCACCCACACAAAGACCCTCAGCAAGGTCCTGCAGCAACTCCGGACGCACCTCCAGCAGgtgtgtgatgatgtcacctCTGAGCAACAACTGAAGGAGGGGGGGGGCTCCAACCAGGTGCCGGAGAGGTGTACCCGATGAAGGTGTAAACCGTGGTCATGTTTAACATTAACGTCGGTCACCGCAGCAGGAGCTGCTCATCAGAgcgacacagacaaacagaggcagaacagaacgagctttattctttattcttctttcatttggaagaaaaataaaaatgtaatgagGAATCAATCCCCCACCTCCCCCACCCTGAAATTAAACACATTCGGGTTGGTATAAGGACGAAGATGAAGACAGTTTTATTGCCATAAACTCAAGGAAAGGGAAGTTCTAACAGCTGTTTATTCAGAAAATGTTTCTGCATTTTACctccaagaaaaacaaaaaacacatgatGTCAAAGCGATGCAGACCCACACCTGAAAGCTCTCACCTGGGCCGGGTTTACAGCCAGTTTCCTGTCGGgccacagagaaacacacagaagTTACAGGTTCCAGACCAAAGCCCCATCTTTATTGTACACAATCAACTTTACAACAATTTATCGGTGGACGCTGGCGTCTGACCCACACTGAAACCAccaaacagcacaaaaaaaagaaaaaaaaaaagaaaaagagaaaagcttTCGGTTTCTTCTGTTCTGTCGGCAACGCGGCGTGTTAGCGCCACCGTCTGGTTGGGATCTGTGGTGGCGGCTTTAAATGACTCAGTGCTGTAATCAAAGACAGATGGAAGGAGAAAAAAGGGGAAGAGATGAAAAAGGGGAGCAAAGGAAgggaaaaataaaagttaagaaaaacacTTTGAACTTATTTTGTCCTCCACGTTTTTTTATGAATGAAAATCGTCTTCCTGGATTCGAGGGACCATTTAGAGTCCAGAACGTTTTCACTGCTTTAGCTGCTGTCAGTGATTTAACCTCGCTCAGTGCAAGTAAGACAGCACAGTTGAAGCTCTGACATCATCTTTTACAAAGTACAGAGACTAATGGAGGCTTCTCACAGATTTTGGAGTGTGGtgggtagggatgggtatcgtttaggttttatccgataccggtgccaaaccggtacttttgaaactgtgccggtgcttaaacggtgctcgaaccggtgcttaaagaatggagaacacaaactttgtccaaaaacctcttatgtttttatttttagcagtctctttttttctgcaaaatgataaccaagttagccttttctgttgatacaacatacctcctttggttggaaccggtgcttaaacaatggaaaatacaaactttgtccaaaaacctctcatgtttagctgttttttttgtaaaaagagaacaatgttagccttttctgcagctacaggacatatatggtatcactctatcaaacaagaagacagctgcatgtaactacgacggtgtttgctagttcaccttacatgcattaatgtaataatgtggttagcctactcaacgtaaattacacacgaacaacattaagctactagcccagagaagaacggctgctgctgccatcatcatcctcatcatttctgctacgctggcagggctagggggccaggactctcctctttgggtttttgggggatgttgctaactccgggtccgataacaggcaccacacccgcagtagatgtgctcggtgtgaggtctcgcagcaagctatcaaacacggtgCATTTCTTGGCTTTTAAAAAACCTGCTATGCgccgccaggtgtttcatcagatttgaggtgttacctcctttgacagtatcacagtatcagcttaaagcacttgttgcaggctgctgagtttgcaccttttgctgtgaagtacagccagacttttgaccgcttcgccttgggcatttttaatctgtagctctgctctaaaagaacgtacgtacctggccccgcctactatccttggaaaggtaaaatgattggctagaatccaaattgtatgacatctcaggaagaaaaaaaaaacccacagaaataaagcaccgaaatgtgcgctgcttttcggtctgattactaccgtttatgtcagaaccagtGCCATTAGGACCCATTCCTAGTGGTGGGCCTGAACAGGAAACATCTGAGCGCACGGGACCGCCTGACGGCGTTAAAGCAGTGACAGTTCTGCACATATAGTTTATGAAGCTTGAGAACACTCCCGCACATTTAGTCTCAATGAGCCTGTAAAAAAACCTGTGAATCAAATAAACGGAGACAGAATCAATAGAGACCGGGCTCAGTGTCTTCCCTTATTTCTGCTGTCGTTGCCGTTGGTGGTCAAACTTGTCTTACAACACTTCCTTAAAATTTTCACCAACATTAAATAAAAGCTGGTAATTTTTTTCCTACAAAAACATGAAGCGGTTCCTGAGAGAACAGTTCATAATCATTCAACTCATAACAAGCCGAACGGTGACTCAGAGCTAATGTTTCAGGAAAAGTTAAAAATCAAACGGgaagagctaaaaaaaaaaaaaaaaaaaaaaaaattaaattacattaaaaaaaatataagagtTTTCAGTGTGGATCAACAGACCAATCAGAAAAGATTCCCTTCTGTGTGTTCAGTGTGGGAGGCATCATTAAAGCTGAGTGGACAGGACACTGCCACATTGCTGCAAACCCGACAGaacacagccaatcagagaagCCTTTTCAAACTGTGCTGCATTCAGGGTCTGTTCTTCCACAGTCATAAATCAGGAAAACTAGTAGGATTTAATGACTCCCGAGGAGCCGTCTCCCGCACCTGAATGCACCGTTTTTTGATTTTTCATGTAAAATTCTGCAGACAGTGAATGCAGCACCTGTCTCTGCTAGCAGGGCATCATGGGAACAGAAGTCTAAAGCTTTTTAGTACTTTACTTATTTTAGAGGAAACGTTTCCATCAAGTGGGTCTGCTATAGACACCTGAGTGGGCAGAGCTTGCTTAGAGCCAGGCATTAAACCCCACCCACCCAGGAGGGCAAGCTGCTGCAACCCTAACCAAACCAACAGAAGACAccaatgataaaaaaaacacct harbors:
- the rffl gene encoding LOW QUALITY PROTEIN: E3 ubiquitin-protein ligase rififylin (The sequence of the model RefSeq protein was modified relative to this genomic sequence to represent the inferred CDS: deleted 2 bases in 1 codon) gives rise to the protein MFASCCNWLCMDTADVDQPTRSDRRHQSYTNSAFTNQPSSPPEHTCKACGGRLDTPAKKHVCVDCKKNYCSRCSAQQAPRPRLCHTCQRFYGNLLERAELMKLKVKELRDYLHLHEVSTHMCREKEELVELVLGQRLSPSSSSGPETTGTDPPSVTSRSPAPRISTSTPEPPTPTPTPTPEPPLHTPRSQPHPQRRPAEPDIQDEDQTWDPEEAPVPGRRASLADLTCLDDIEALSVRQLKEILARNFVDYKGCCEKWELMERVRRLYQDQQNLLAANAVNASESGGVGTGGLEENLCKICMDSPIDCVLLECGHMVTCTKCGKRMSECPMCRQYVVRAVHVFRS